A window of Candidatus Hydrogenedentota bacterium contains these coding sequences:
- a CDS encoding class I SAM-dependent methyltransferase produces MAQEKQSKWLEQWKAFRDEELFLFEEWISPNKLEDFRGKTVLEAGCGGGQHTSFVAPYCKRIVAVDLNAVEVAAERNSDLTNVQFLEADIAVMDLQENFDVVFSIGVVHHTDSPDSTVANLVRHLKQNGRLILWVYSKEGNWIAEFLIERLRRIALRNASTRALLLISKILTSVLYLPIYSLYLFPLQMLPYYEYFSNFRRLSFERNVLNVFDKLNAPQVEFISESRVRGWFPPEKFRNVHISSYKGVSWRASGIYTHTDDLSK; encoded by the coding sequence GTGGCTCAAGAAAAGCAGAGCAAGTGGTTGGAGCAATGGAAAGCCTTTCGTGATGAGGAGTTGTTTCTGTTTGAAGAATGGATTTCTCCGAACAAATTGGAGGATTTCCGTGGCAAGACAGTTTTGGAAGCAGGCTGTGGCGGCGGACAGCACACATCTTTCGTTGCTCCATACTGCAAGCGAATAGTTGCTGTCGATCTTAATGCAGTGGAAGTTGCCGCAGAAAGGAACTCAGACCTTACGAATGTTCAGTTTCTTGAGGCAGATATTGCGGTGATGGATTTGCAGGAGAACTTCGATGTAGTTTTCTCTATTGGGGTGGTACATCATACGGATAGTCCTGACTCGACCGTTGCAAACCTTGTGCGGCACTTGAAGCAGAATGGCAGATTGATTCTGTGGGTGTACAGCAAGGAGGGGAACTGGATTGCGGAGTTTCTCATCGAGAGGCTTCGACGAATTGCGCTTCGAAACGCCAGTACTCGTGCCCTCCTGCTTATTTCGAAGATCTTAACCTCTGTGCTTTACTTGCCAATCTACTCGCTCTATCTGTTCCCGCTTCAGATGCTTCCCTACTACGAGTACTTCAGCAACTTCAGGCGCCTGTCGTTTGAACGGAACGTGCTCAATGTCTTCGATAAGCTGAATGCGCCCCAAGTAGAATTCATTTCTGAAAGTCGCGTACGTGGTTGGTTTCCGCCAGAAAAGTTTCGTAACGTACATATTTCGTCGTACAAGGGTGTGAGTTGGCGGGCAAGTGGGATTTACACGCACACTGATGATCTCTCAAAGTGA
- a CDS encoding methyltransferase domain-containing protein — MLLEETRIRVSHFGFDSLEYGEENRLKAKGKNRTVGWEVQLAKLHSRYVMSRRTMRLAEIFAKLLPKGSTVLDVGSGNGWLASKVLELRPDLRITGLDVFMWPERQILTLQFDGKTIPCDDESWDYCMASDVLHHTEAPVQLMLEMTRVSRYGVIVKDHIAHNKLDRLELTVMDWLGNRGHGVGLKYDYWSWDNWEKAFKSSGLREDALKLSLGLYSWPLTCLCDRRLHFVARLLKE, encoded by the coding sequence GTGCTTCTCGAAGAAACCAGAATCCGTGTGAGTCATTTCGGTTTCGATAGCTTAGAATATGGCGAGGAGAATCGCTTGAAGGCCAAGGGGAAGAACAGAACAGTTGGATGGGAAGTTCAGCTAGCAAAACTTCATAGTCGTTACGTAATGTCGCGGAGGACAATGCGATTGGCAGAGATCTTTGCCAAGCTACTTCCGAAAGGTTCGACCGTACTGGATGTGGGATCGGGAAATGGATGGCTAGCTTCAAAGGTGCTGGAACTCAGACCCGATCTCAGGATAACCGGCCTAGACGTATTCATGTGGCCAGAACGACAGATTCTGACTTTGCAGTTTGATGGTAAGACAATTCCTTGTGATGACGAATCTTGGGACTACTGTATGGCATCCGACGTTCTACATCACACTGAAGCTCCGGTTCAGTTGATGCTAGAAATGACAAGAGTTTCACGCTATGGAGTAATTGTCAAGGATCATATCGCTCACAACAAACTCGATAGACTCGAGCTCACAGTTATGGACTGGCTGGGAAACAGAGGCCACGGGGTAGGTCTGAAGTACGATTACTGGTCATGGGATAATTGGGAGAAAGCATTTAAATCTTCGGGGTTGCGAGAAGACGCGCTGAAGCTTTCGCTTGGGCTTTATTCTTGGCCACTGACCTGCCTCTGTGATCGGCGATTGCATTTTGTGGCCAGGCTGCTGAAGGAATGA
- a CDS encoding cold-shock protein encodes MPIGTVKFFNETKGFGFIQPEGGGDDLFIHISNIDRSEGTLTEGQKVSYEVGQGRKGQEAREVRSA; translated from the coding sequence ATGCCAATCGGTACCGTAAAATTCTTCAACGAAACCAAAGGTTTTGGTTTTATTCAGCCCGAAGGCGGCGGCGACGACCTGTTCATCCACATTTCGAACATCGACCGCTCCGAAGGCACGCTGACGGAAGGCCAGAAGGTTTCGTATGAAGTCGGCCAGGGCCGCAAGGGCCAGGAAGCCCGGGAAGTTCGCTCCGCGTAA
- a CDS encoding protein kinase, translating into MKRDHNLLFGVFAVQLNKVSPAQLMDVAGAWATDPSRDIPTRLVESNALQRKDQELLERLVNEAVAAHNGDSFAALESFGGEEGIQNTFRGTVRLTDSGTVQLSAAPEVTIPLKDEKPEEVPGVIENSGRYTHQSEHARGGMGRILMVHDEYLGRDIALKELLPHMGSTDAPEGTAPSEASPIRFSTAVIARFLQEARITGQLEHPSIVPVYELGHRKDGTLYYTMKLVRGRSLSRAIRDSKSIRERLALLPHFIDLCNAIAYAHSRHVVHRDIKPANVMVGEFGETVVLDWGLAKARKGHDAHASVIEQSIMSMNLGSEIKSAKTNYGQLLGTPAYMPPEQALGHTDKIDERSDIYSLGVVLYEILTGRLPFKAKTVKDLITHVIYEDPVPIRQVEPDTPMELAAICERAMRKSPSERYASAKELADEVTRFQSGALVNAYVYSTTDLMSRFLQRYRSAIYVGVAFIVLGALVSGVYVMQITHARNVAIEQQRIANAERDHAREAEAEAQRQRAAVEEERNESERQRKIAEVQSYYSSIQLASSKINQRQYPLARRILWAASEEYRNWEWGYFLNQCYQSLRVLEGHEDRVLGAAFSPDGARIVTIAGNDARLWSVANGTLQFTLKGHAEKIWSVAFSRDGKRLLTVSWDLSVKVWDTARGVLLSTLEGEADVAGAAFSPDGALVLIAADDQARLWEARSGKLVRTFDGHSETVENANFSPDGGRVVTASWDRTARVWDTGSGALQLTLRGHAYGVMYAAFSPDGERIVTASKDNTAKVWNAANGRELATLIGHSDEIWNVSFSADGKRLATLAWDKSVRIWDMSDYHLITTIDGHDLSIETAQFSPDGRFIVTASRDRSAKVWDAIDGKQVAVLMGHSGEVWSAGFSPDSASVVTASEDKTARIWSVPRLAAKAPEEDNVAGRVEGVTRAAFSPDRRQFVTTSRDQTVKVWDVEGGALQLTLEGHAGDVNSADFSPDNTRIVTASGDNTARIWSAEGGALLASLEGHTGAIERATFSPDGSLIATSSHDKTARLWNAENGALLNTLTGHIDAVVSTAFSPDGSRAITASLDGTAKLWNVADGALLHTLEGHSDSVMNALFSPDGSRAATVSRDETAKVWDAGSGELLATLEGHTQEILSAAFSPDGSRIVTASADKTAMVWNALDGSLLVSLEDPGGGILNASFSPDGEAIITASGDNTTRTWSAIPFRASDLPGDASMTWEARFRLWELHRYQEWLLTHAG; encoded by the coding sequence ATGAAACGAGACCACAATCTCCTTTTCGGAGTATTCGCGGTGCAGTTGAACAAGGTCTCGCCGGCCCAGTTGATGGATGTCGCCGGGGCCTGGGCAACGGATCCCAGCCGCGATATCCCGACGCGTCTCGTGGAGTCCAACGCGCTGCAACGGAAGGACCAGGAGCTCCTGGAGCGGCTGGTGAACGAGGCCGTGGCCGCGCACAACGGCGACAGTTTCGCGGCGCTGGAGTCTTTCGGGGGCGAAGAGGGCATCCAGAACACCTTCCGTGGCACGGTGCGCCTCACGGATTCGGGGACGGTGCAGCTTTCGGCGGCCCCGGAAGTCACGATTCCCCTTAAGGACGAGAAGCCCGAGGAAGTGCCCGGGGTCATCGAGAATTCCGGGCGTTACACGCACCAGTCGGAGCACGCGCGCGGGGGCATGGGCCGGATCCTGATGGTTCACGACGAATACCTGGGCCGTGACATCGCGCTTAAGGAGTTGTTGCCGCACATGGGCTCGACGGACGCGCCCGAGGGCACGGCGCCGAGCGAGGCCAGCCCGATCCGCTTTTCGACGGCGGTGATAGCGCGGTTTCTCCAGGAGGCCCGGATTACGGGCCAGCTGGAGCACCCGTCGATCGTGCCGGTGTACGAATTGGGCCACCGGAAGGACGGCACGCTCTACTACACGATGAAGCTCGTGCGCGGGCGGAGCCTTTCCCGTGCGATCCGGGATTCCAAGTCGATCCGCGAGCGGCTGGCGCTGCTGCCTCATTTTATCGACCTCTGCAACGCGATCGCGTACGCGCACAGCCGCCACGTGGTGCACCGGGACATCAAGCCGGCGAACGTAATGGTCGGCGAGTTCGGCGAGACGGTGGTTCTGGACTGGGGGCTTGCGAAGGCGCGCAAGGGGCACGACGCCCACGCGAGCGTCATCGAGCAGTCCATCATGTCGATGAACCTGGGCAGCGAGATCAAGTCGGCGAAGACCAATTACGGGCAGCTGCTGGGCACGCCCGCGTACATGCCCCCGGAGCAGGCCCTGGGCCACACCGACAAGATCGACGAGCGCTCGGACATCTACAGCCTCGGCGTCGTGTTGTATGAAATCCTCACGGGCCGGCTGCCCTTCAAGGCGAAGACCGTGAAGGACCTGATCACGCATGTGATCTACGAGGATCCGGTTCCGATCCGCCAGGTTGAGCCGGACACCCCCATGGAGCTGGCCGCCATCTGCGAGCGCGCCATGCGGAAGAGCCCGTCCGAGCGCTACGCATCCGCCAAGGAGCTTGCGGACGAGGTGACGCGCTTCCAGTCGGGCGCGCTGGTGAACGCCTATGTCTACTCGACAACGGACCTGATGTCGCGGTTTTTGCAGCGGTACCGGTCCGCCATCTACGTTGGCGTGGCGTTCATTGTACTGGGGGCGCTCGTGTCGGGCGTTTACGTGATGCAGATAACGCACGCCCGCAACGTGGCCATCGAGCAGCAGCGGATCGCGAATGCCGAGCGCGACCACGCCCGGGAGGCGGAAGCCGAGGCCCAGCGCCAGCGTGCGGCGGTGGAGGAGGAGCGCAATGAGTCCGAGCGCCAGCGCAAGATCGCCGAGGTCCAGTCGTACTATTCGAGCATCCAGCTTGCGAGCAGCAAGATCAACCAGCGTCAGTATCCGCTGGCGCGGCGGATACTCTGGGCGGCCAGCGAGGAATACCGCAACTGGGAATGGGGCTATTTCCTCAACCAGTGCTACCAGTCGCTCCGCGTGCTTGAAGGCCACGAGGATCGGGTGCTTGGCGCGGCGTTCAGCCCCGACGGCGCCCGGATCGTCACCATCGCCGGCAATGACGCGCGCCTCTGGAGCGTGGCCAACGGCACCCTGCAATTCACCCTGAAGGGCCATGCCGAAAAGATCTGGAGCGTGGCCTTCAGCCGGGACGGGAAACGCCTGCTCACGGTTTCCTGGGATCTCAGCGTCAAGGTGTGGGACACGGCCCGCGGCGTGCTCCTCTCCACGCTGGAGGGCGAGGCCGATGTCGCCGGGGCGGCGTTCAGCCCCGACGGCGCCCTGGTGCTCATCGCGGCCGATGACCAGGCGCGGCTCTGGGAGGCCCGCAGCGGAAAACTTGTGCGCACTTTCGACGGGCACAGCGAGACCGTGGAGAACGCCAACTTCAGCCCCGATGGCGGGCGGGTTGTGACGGCCTCGTGGGACCGGACGGCGCGGGTCTGGGACACGGGGTCCGGCGCGCTGCAGCTGACCCTGAGGGGGCACGCGTACGGGGTGATGTACGCCGCCTTCAGCCCGGACGGCGAGCGGATCGTGACGGCGTCGAAGGACAACACGGCGAAGGTGTGGAACGCGGCGAACGGGCGCGAGCTGGCGACGCTCATCGGGCATTCCGACGAGATCTGGAACGTCTCCTTCAGCGCGGACGGCAAGCGCCTGGCGACCCTGGCCTGGGACAAGTCGGTGCGCATATGGGACATGTCCGACTACCACCTTATCACCACGATCGACGGCCACGACCTCTCGATAGAAACCGCGCAGTTCAGCCCGGATGGGCGCTTCATCGTCACCGCGTCCCGCGACCGTAGCGCGAAGGTCTGGGACGCCATCGACGGGAAGCAGGTGGCCGTGTTGATGGGCCACTCCGGGGAAGTCTGGAGCGCCGGCTTCAGCCCGGACAGCGCGAGCGTGGTCACCGCGTCCGAGGACAAGACAGCGCGGATCTGGAGCGTGCCCCGGCTGGCGGCGAAGGCCCCGGAGGAGGACAATGTCGCGGGGCGCGTGGAAGGCGTGACGAGGGCCGCCTTCTCCCCGGACCGCCGCCAGTTTGTCACGACGTCGCGCGACCAGACGGTAAAGGTTTGGGATGTGGAGGGCGGCGCGCTCCAGCTGACGCTGGAAGGGCACGCGGGCGACGTCAACAGCGCGGATTTCAGCCCGGACAACACGCGCATCGTGACCGCCTCGGGAGACAACACCGCGCGGATCTGGAGCGCGGAGGGCGGCGCGCTTCTCGCTTCGCTTGAGGGCCACACCGGCGCGATCGAACGGGCCACCTTCAGCCCGGACGGCTCGCTTATCGCCACTTCCTCCCACGACAAGACCGCGAGGCTCTGGAACGCCGAGAATGGCGCGCTGCTGAACACGCTGACCGGCCACATCGACGCCGTGGTCAGCACGGCGTTCAGCCCCGACGGGTCGCGCGCGATCACGGCCTCTCTCGACGGGACCGCCAAGCTCTGGAACGTGGCCGATGGCGCGCTCCTGCACACGCTTGAAGGGCATAGCGACAGCGTGATGAACGCGCTGTTCAGCCCCGACGGCTCCCGCGCCGCGACGGTGTCGCGCGATGAAACCGCCAAGGTCTGGGACGCGGGATCGGGCGAACTCCTGGCCACGCTCGAGGGCCATACCCAGGAGATCCTGAGCGCGGCCTTCAGCCCCGACGGCTCCCGCATCGTCACCGCCTCCGCCGACAAGACGGCGATGGTATGGAACGCGCTGGACGGCTCCCTGCTGGTATCGCTGGAAGATCCCGGCGGCGGCATTCTCAACGCGTCCTTCAGCCCCGACGGCGAGGCGATCATTACGGCGTCCGGCGACAACACCACGCGGACCTGGTCGGCGATTCCCTTCCGGGCCTCGGACCTTCCCGGCGACGCCAGCATGACCTGGGAGGCCCGCTTCCGCCTCTGGGAGCTGCACCGCTACCAGGAGTGGCTGCTGACCCACGCGGGCTAG
- a CDS encoding twin-arginine translocation signal domain-containing protein, protein MFNRRDFMKAGAAAGALSVLASEGAMAAQPKTPEEFRAYQAECRKLLWSLLGDLPEKQPPVATLKKVEQHDGFTLEHLDLELNGVETVPAYLLLPDKRAEKAPAILYHHWHGGDYFVGKDELLKGTRAMPAYAPVYAEKGIVALAIDSWCFGERAPYPDNGGNGESDTFKKMLWYGQVLFGMMLFDEWQALNYLCTRPEVDTSRIGSFGISMGSTKSWWMAALDERIRCCMDLCCLTDFEALIETNGLGRHGIYYYVPSLLKHFQTHQINELIVPRPRLSLNGREDGLTPPAGVERVRDHLAPLYAQYGKSEDCEIRLYDCRHEELPEMRELILAWLDRYLVAGAPRPA, encoded by the coding sequence ATGTTCAACCGCAGAGATTTCATGAAGGCCGGCGCGGCGGCGGGTGCGCTGTCGGTGCTGGCGAGCGAGGGCGCCATGGCCGCGCAACCGAAGACTCCTGAAGAATTCCGGGCGTATCAGGCGGAGTGCCGGAAGCTGCTGTGGTCGCTGCTGGGCGACCTGCCGGAAAAGCAGCCGCCGGTGGCGACGCTGAAGAAGGTGGAGCAGCACGACGGCTTCACACTCGAACATCTCGACCTGGAACTGAACGGCGTCGAGACCGTTCCGGCGTATCTTCTCCTGCCGGACAAGCGCGCGGAGAAGGCCCCGGCAATCCTCTACCACCACTGGCACGGCGGCGACTACTTCGTGGGGAAGGATGAGTTGCTGAAGGGAACGCGCGCGATGCCGGCCTATGCGCCCGTCTACGCTGAGAAGGGCATCGTCGCGCTGGCGATCGACAGCTGGTGCTTCGGCGAGCGCGCGCCCTATCCGGACAACGGCGGGAATGGCGAGAGCGACACCTTCAAGAAGATGCTCTGGTATGGCCAGGTGCTTTTCGGCATGATGCTGTTCGACGAGTGGCAGGCGCTCAACTACCTCTGCACCCGGCCCGAAGTGGACACGTCGCGGATCGGGTCTTTCGGCATCTCCATGGGCTCGACCAAATCCTGGTGGATGGCGGCGCTGGACGAGCGGATCCGCTGCTGCATGGACCTGTGCTGCCTGACGGACTTCGAGGCGCTCATTGAGACGAACGGGCTCGGGCGCCACGGGATTTACTACTACGTGCCGTCGCTCCTCAAGCATTTTCAGACCCACCAGATTAACGAGCTGATTGTGCCGCGCCCGCGCCTGAGCCTGAACGGGCGGGAGGACGGCCTGACGCCGCCGGCTGGGGTGGAGCGGGTGCGGGATCACCTGGCGCCGCTGTATGCGCAATATGGCAAAAGCGAGGATTGTGAGATCCGGCTTTACGACTGCCGCCACGAGGAACTGCCCGAAATGCGGGAACTTATTCTCGCCTGGCTGGATAGGTACCTTGTGGCGGGCGCGCCGCGACCAGCCTAA
- a CDS encoding type II toxin-antitoxin system HicB family antitoxin, which produces MTTTHEYRGYVFTVTYAPQDPAYVVAFSDIPDIVTSGRTLPEAFNHACEALDLHLESLQKLDMPPPPRKHRVLVEALH; this is translated from the coding sequence ATGACAACGACCCATGAGTACCGCGGTTACGTGTTCACGGTAACCTACGCGCCGCAAGACCCGGCGTATGTCGTCGCGTTCAGCGACATTCCCGACATCGTTACGAGCGGGCGAACCTTGCCCGAAGCGTTTAATCACGCCTGCGAGGCGCTCGACCTCCACCTGGAAAGTTTGCAGAAACTGGACATGCCCCCGCCCCCGCGGAAGCACCGCGTTCTCGTCGAGGCGCTTCACTGA
- a CDS encoding type II toxin-antitoxin system HicA family toxin, whose product MTRRQKLFDQMRNNPGAIRFSQVEALLKYEGFVLFNQRGSHCTFHRADGRLLTLVKPHGGRRTCHPSDIRRLLELLRDDNDP is encoded by the coding sequence ATGACGCGGCGACAAAAACTATTCGACCAAATGCGGAATAATCCCGGCGCCATCCGGTTCAGCCAGGTGGAGGCCTTGCTCAAGTACGAAGGGTTTGTCCTGTTCAATCAGCGGGGCAGTCATTGTACCTTCCACCGGGCGGATGGTCGGCTTCTGACGTTGGTGAAGCCTCATGGCGGCCGCCGAACCTGCCACCCGTCCGACATCCGAAGACTATTGGAGCTATTGCGAGATGACAACGACCCATGA
- a CDS encoding methyltransferase domain-containing protein: MCAGEASPHTYPGAELALFGRALNWKRYLQCTLGPWIGGRVLEVGAGIGETSRALASEQCACWCCLEPDPDLLAALEATLAERPLPAPAETIRGTIADVDPGRRFDTVLYVDVLEHIARDEEELARAASHLADGGRLIVVAPAHPFLYSPFDTAIGHYRRYSRRTLRAAAPPDLVAERIFYLDAAGCLASAANRFLLRQSMPTARQVRIWDRILVPASVRIDPLFGHRLGKTVVGVWRKAPGGA; encoded by the coding sequence ATGTGCGCGGGTGAAGCATCCCCGCACACGTACCCCGGGGCCGAGCTTGCGCTATTTGGGCGTGCGTTGAACTGGAAACGCTATCTCCAGTGCACGCTCGGCCCGTGGATCGGTGGGCGCGTGCTGGAGGTCGGCGCGGGCATCGGGGAGACATCGCGCGCGCTGGCGTCCGAGCAGTGCGCGTGCTGGTGTTGCCTGGAGCCCGACCCCGATCTGCTGGCCGCGCTCGAAGCCACGCTGGCCGAGCGCCCGCTACCGGCGCCCGCCGAGACCATCCGGGGCACAATCGCCGATGTCGACCCGGGCCGGCGCTTCGACACCGTGCTCTACGTGGACGTGCTGGAGCATATCGCGCGCGATGAGGAGGAACTCGCCCGGGCCGCGTCCCACCTGGCCGATGGCGGACGCCTGATCGTCGTCGCGCCCGCGCATCCGTTCCTGTACAGCCCCTTTGATACGGCCATCGGCCATTACCGGCGCTACAGCCGCCGTACGCTCCGCGCCGCCGCGCCGCCCGACCTGGTGGCGGAGCGGATCTTCTACCTCGACGCGGCCGGCTGCCTGGCTTCCGCCGCCAACCGCTTCCTTCTGCGCCAATCCATGCCCACGGCGCGCCAGGTACGGATCTGGGACCGCATCCTGGTTCCCGCGTCGGTGCGGATCGATCCCCTGTTCGGCCACCGCCTCGGTAAGACCGTGGTGGGGGTGTGGCGGAAGGCGCCCGGCGGGGCGTGA
- a CDS encoding glycosyltransferase encodes MAEHETKNAPIVVCMPAFNEWASLALLIPDLSAALSAAGISARVLIVDDASTEPMPPDFLAGLVGPLPVDVLRLRRNLGHQRAIAIGLAYIAEHLPCEAVVVMDADGEDPPAGAVALVRAFRDDPHADVIFARRRRRVEGPLFRGFYAIYKAMHRILVGRTIEVGNFSIVPRAHVERLGAVMETWNHYAASVYHARIPNRSIPLDRARRLAGHSRMNFVALVMHGLCAISVYGDIVAVRLLVSTAALLGLSLAAAAALVAGHALDQAWAPLWAAAAAGLAAVALLQMLYLAGFASFLVLQNRSGTGFLPRRDYVHFVEGCVHVRG; translated from the coding sequence ATGGCCGAGCACGAAACCAAAAACGCGCCCATTGTGGTGTGCATGCCCGCGTTTAACGAGTGGGCGTCGCTTGCGCTGCTGATCCCGGATCTGTCGGCGGCGCTGTCGGCTGCGGGAATCTCCGCGCGGGTTCTCATCGTGGACGATGCCTCGACCGAGCCCATGCCGCCGGACTTCCTGGCGGGCCTGGTTGGCCCGTTGCCGGTGGATGTGCTTCGGCTCCGGCGCAACCTGGGCCACCAGCGCGCGATCGCGATCGGGCTGGCGTACATTGCCGAGCACCTGCCGTGCGAGGCGGTTGTGGTGATGGACGCCGACGGCGAGGATCCGCCCGCCGGGGCCGTGGCGCTTGTTCGCGCGTTTCGGGACGATCCGCACGCGGACGTGATCTTCGCGCGCCGCCGCCGCCGGGTGGAGGGCCCGCTCTTCCGCGGGTTCTACGCGATCTACAAGGCGATGCACCGGATCCTCGTCGGGCGGACTATCGAGGTCGGCAATTTCAGCATCGTGCCGCGCGCCCACGTCGAGCGGCTTGGCGCGGTCATGGAAACGTGGAACCACTACGCGGCGTCGGTCTACCACGCGCGCATCCCGAACCGTTCCATCCCCCTCGATCGCGCGCGGCGGCTGGCGGGGCATTCGCGGATGAACTTTGTCGCCCTGGTGATGCACGGGCTGTGCGCCATCTCGGTCTATGGGGATATTGTCGCCGTGCGCCTGCTGGTTTCCACCGCGGCGCTGCTGGGCCTGAGCCTGGCCGCGGCGGCCGCGCTTGTGGCGGGCCACGCGCTCGATCAGGCGTGGGCGCCTCTCTGGGCCGCGGCCGCCGCCGGGCTTGCCGCCGTGGCGCTGCTGCAGATGCTCTACCTCGCGGGGTTCGCGTCTTTCCTCGTGCTGCAGAACCGGAGCGGCACGGGATTTCTGCCCCGCCGGGATTACGTCCACTTCGTTGAGGGGTGCGTGCATGTGCGCGGGTGA
- a CDS encoding flavodoxin family protein — protein sequence MKIIAVNCSPRKGKTTAAALQACLDAAKEQAGVEVELIELGGLSIPAQLAAGLPLRDGEADDFPAIAKKLADPAVGAILVGSPVYFSNMSALCKAFLDRCMAFRKDGFTLRNKVAGVVAVGGARNGGQELTIQSIQAALMCQDMILVGDGKPSGRVGVAFWNVDDSIAQDKPGLDGARNLGARVAEVARALAG from the coding sequence ATGAAGATCATCGCCGTGAATTGCAGCCCGCGGAAGGGCAAGACGACCGCCGCCGCGCTCCAGGCCTGCCTGGATGCCGCGAAAGAGCAGGCGGGCGTCGAGGTCGAACTGATCGAGCTGGGCGGGCTCAGCATTCCGGCGCAGCTCGCCGCCGGCCTGCCGCTGCGCGATGGGGAGGCGGACGACTTTCCGGCGATCGCGAAGAAGCTGGCCGATCCGGCCGTAGGCGCAATCCTCGTGGGGTCGCCGGTGTATTTCAGCAACATGAGCGCGCTGTGCAAGGCGTTTCTCGATCGCTGCATGGCCTTCCGTAAGGACGGCTTCACCCTGCGCAACAAGGTGGCGGGGGTGGTGGCGGTGGGCGGCGCGCGGAACGGCGGTCAGGAGCTGACGATCCAGTCGATCCAGGCGGCGCTGATGTGCCAGGACATGATCCTGGTGGGCGACGGCAAGCCGTCGGGCCGCGTCGGCGTGGCGTTCTGGAATGTCGACGACAGCATCGCGCAGGACAAGCCCGGCCTTGACGGGGCCCGGAACCTGGGCGCGCGTGTGGCCGAGGTGGCGCGAGCCCTTGCGGGCTGA
- a CDS encoding winged helix-turn-helix transcriptional regulator — MDAKTRARYEARARILKAMAHPSRLLIIDELAAGEKCVCELTDMIGADMSTVSKHLSVLKSAGLVADEKRGLQVFYTLKVPCATSLFSCIEGVLKSNAEAQFAAL, encoded by the coding sequence ATGGATGCCAAGACCAGAGCCCGATACGAAGCGCGGGCGCGGATACTCAAGGCCATGGCCCATCCGTCGCGCCTGCTTATCATTGACGAGCTTGCCGCGGGCGAAAAGTGCGTCTGCGAGCTGACGGACATGATCGGCGCGGACATGTCGACGGTGTCGAAGCACCTGAGCGTGCTGAAGTCCGCGGGGCTGGTGGCGGACGAGAAGCGGGGCCTCCAGGTGTTTTACACGCTGAAGGTTCCGTGCGCGACGAGCCTTTTTTCTTGCATTGAGGGGGTGCTCAAATCCAACGCCGAGGCGCAGTTCGCGGCCTTGTAG